One window of the Zea mays cultivar B73 chromosome 3, Zm-B73-REFERENCE-NAM-5.0, whole genome shotgun sequence genome contains the following:
- the LOC100283561 gene encoding cyclin IaZm has protein sequence MASRNHNAAAPQLHHHNRAGVPALGKTKAVPARPDALNRRPPLGDIGNLVSVRPATGNPQEQVNRPITRSFGAQLVKKAQAKAAIKNAAILPARHAPRQERKAPVKQHPPPEDIIVLSSDSEQSRAQSESSASSVRSRRKAINTLSSVLSARSKAACGIAGKPRQVVDDIDKLDVNNELAVVEYIEDIYTFYKIAQHERRPCDYIDAQLEINSKMRAILADWIIEVHHKFELMPETLYLTMYIIDQYLSLQPVLRKELQLVGVSSMLIACKYEEIWAPEVNDFILISDSAYSREQILSMEKGILNRLEWNLTVPTVYMFLVRFLKAATLGGKVEKEMENMVFFFAELALMQYDLVTRLPSLVAASAVYAARLTLKRAPLWTDTLKHHTGFRESEAELIECTKMLVIAHSTAPESKLRVVYKKYSSEQFGGVALRPPAEEICK, from the exons ATGGCCTCGCGCAACCACAACGCCGCCGCTCCGCAGCTTCACCATCACAACCGAG CCGGTGTTCCCGCTCTTGGAAAGACCAAGGCCGTGCCCGCCCGACCTGACGCTCTGAACCGGCGACCCCCTCTCGGCGATATCGGCAACCTCGTCAGCGTCCGCCCAGCCACAGG GAACCCGCAGGAGCAGGTCAACCGCCCCATCACTAGAAGCTTCGGCGCTCAACTCGTCAAGAAAGCGCAGGCGAAGGCCGCAATCAAG AATGCCGCAATCCTGCCTGCGAGGCATGCGCCGAGGCAGGAGAGGAAGGCTCCTGTCAAGCAGCACCCGCCGCCGGAGGATATCATAGTACTCAGCTCCGATTCTGAACAGAGCAGGGCGCAGTCCGAGAGCAGCGCTAGCTCCGTCCGCTCCAGGAGGAAGGCCATCAACACCCTTTCTTCCGTGCTCTCGGCTCGCTCAAAG GCTGCCTGTGGAATCGCTGGTAAGCCTAGACAAGTGGTCGATGACATCGACAAGCTGGACGTCAACAATGAGCTCGCGGTGGTGGAATACATTGAGGACATCTACACGTTCTACAAGATTGCTCAG CACGAGAGACGGCCATGTGACTACATCGACGCCCAACTCGAGATCAACTCTAAGATGAGGGCTATCCTGGCTGATTGGATAATCGAAGTACACCACAAGTTTGAACTGATGCCCGAAACTCTCTACCTGACCATGTACATCATCGATCAGTACCTCTCGCTGCAACCAGTCCTGCGTAAGGAGCTGCAGCTTGTCGGCGTTTCATCTATGCTGATCGCCTGCAAGTACGAGGAGATTTGGGCCCCAGAG GTGAACGACTTCATCCTCATATCAGACAGTGCATACAGTAGAGAACAGATTCTTTCGATGGAGAAGGGAATTCTGAATAGGCTGGAGTGGAACCTGACTGTCCCTACAGTGTATATGTTCCTTGTCCGTTTTCTGAAGGCCGCAACATTGGGCGGCAAAGTTGAGAAAGAG ATGGAGAATATGGTGTTCTTCTTCGCTGAATTGGCGCTGATGCAATACGATTTGGTGACGCGCCTGCCATCGCTGGTCGCTGCTTCTGCTGTCTACGCAGCCAGACTCACTCTCAAGAGGGCTCCCCTTTGGACCGACACCCTCAAGCACCACACGGGCTTCAGGGAGTCAGAGGCAGAGCTCAT TGAATGCACGAAGATGCTGGTGATCGCGCACTCGACTGCCCCTGAGAGCAAGCTGAGGGTTGTATACAAGAAGTATTCCAGCGAGCAGTTCGGAGGGGTCGCGCTGCGTCCACCCGCAGAGGAGATCTGCAAGTGA
- the LOC100281775 gene encoding indole-3-acetate beta-glucosyltransferase isoform X1, producing MAAAAGGTGGCGCHIVAVPFPGRGHVNAMMNLSRLLAARGAAVTFVVTEEWLGLIRSSSAAAAAEPAGIRIRTIPNVIPSEHGRAANHSGFLDAVATEMEAPFDRLLDGLEGPPPAALVADAYVPWVVGVGNRRGVPVWSLFPMSAAFFFAYYHFDRLPAWLTNSEHAPESGNSDQRLGHYIAGQASSSIRLSDLEPLIHNKRTVKHILTTISSIRNAQSLLFTTMYELEASVIDSLRSVLSCPVYPIGPCVPYMMLEDHTVSSGKVARQGDYFTWLDSQPVNSVLYVSLGSFVSVSASQLEEIALGLIASEVRFLWILREQSPRVQELFSGINNGMILPWCEQLEVLCHHSVGGFMTHCGMNSTLEGVFAGVPMLALPLFFDQPIDGRLIVEEWKIGLAVRDWASKGGLIGREDIARAVKKLMSSDETGTKALRERALELKEASRRAVNEGGSSYCNLSSLMETVCTPK from the exons AtggccgccgccgcgggcgggaCCGGCGGCTGCGGCTGCCACATTGTAGCGGTGCCGTTCCCGGGCCGCGGCCATGTCAACGCCATGATGAACCTGAGCCGCCTCCTCGCAGCCCGGGGCGCGGCGGTCACCTTCGTCGTCACCGAGGAGTGGCTCGGACTCATCcgctcctcctccgccgccgccgctgccgagcCGGCCGGCATCCGCATCCGCACCATCCCCAACGTCATCCCTTCCGAGCACGGCCGCGCCGCCAACCACTCAGGCTTCCTCGACGCCGTCGCCACAGAGATGGAGGCGCCCTTCGACCGCCTTCTTGACGGGCTCGAAGGCCCGCCGCCCGCGGCGCTCGTGGCCGACGCCTACGTTCCCTGGGTGGTCGGCGTCGGCAACCGGAGGGGCGTCCCCGTCTGGTCGCTCTTCCCCATGTCCGCCGCCTTTTTCTTTGCCTACTACCACTTCGACCGCCTCCCGGCCTGGCTTACCAACTCTGAGCACGCGCCGGAATCCG GAAACTCTGATCAGAGACTTGGGCACTATATCGCTGGGCAGGCTTCAAGTTCAATACGGTTGTCAGATCTCGAGCCCTTAATTCACAACAAGAGAACAGTGAAGCATATCCTAACAACTATCTCTAGCATCAGAAATGCTCAGTCTCTCCTTTTCACCACCATGTATGAGCTTGAGGCCAGTGTCATTGACTCGCTAAGGTCAGTACTCTCTTGTCCAGTGTACCCAATAGGCCCCTGCGTTCCATACATGATGCTTGAAGACCATACCGTGTCCAGTGGCAAAGTTGCCAGGCAAGGAGATTATTTCACATGGTTGGATTCTCAACCTGTGAACTCAGTTTTGTATGTCTCCCTTGGCAGTTTTGTTTCAGTCTCAGCCTCTCAACTTGAAGAGATCGCATTGGGCCTAATAGCCAGTGAGGTCAGGTTCTTGTGGATTCTTCGAGAACAATCCCCTCGGGTGCAAGAACTCTTCTCTGGCATCAATAATGGGATGATACTGCCATGGTGTGAGCAGCTTGAGGTGTTGTGCCATCATTCAGTTGGGGGCTTCATGACCCATTGCGGGATGAACTCGACACTTGAAGGCGTCTTCGCTGGTGTGCCTATGCTTGCCTTACCACTGTTTTTTGATCAACCGATTGATGGGCGATTAATTGTGGAAGAGTGGAAGATTGGCCTTGCCGTTAGGGATTGGGCTAGCAAGGGTGGTCTGATCGGGAGAGAGGATATTGCACGGGCTGTGAAGAAGCTGATGTCTTCTGATGAAACTGGGACAAAGGCGCTGAGGGAACGTGCTCTTGAGTTGAAGGAGGCTTCTCGCAGAGCAGTCAATGAGGGTGGATCTTCATACTGCAATCTGAGTTCATTGATGGAGACGGTATGCACTCCAAAATAA
- the LOC100281775 gene encoding indole-3-acetate beta-glucosyltransferase (The RefSeq protein has 1 substitution compared to this genomic sequence), producing MAAAAGGTGGCGCHIVAVPFPGRGHVNAMMNLSRLLAARGAAVTFVVTEEWLGLIRSSSAAAAAEPAGIRIRTIPNVIPSEHGRAANHSGFLDAVATEMEAPFDRLLDGLEGPPPAALVADAYVPWVVGVGNRRGVPVWSLFPMSAAFFFAYYHFDRLPAWLTNSEHAPESGETIGNSDQRLGHYIAGQASSSIRLSDLEPLIHNKRTVKHILTTISSIRNAQSLLFTTMYELEASVIDSLRSVLSCPVYPIGPCVPYMMLEDHTVSSGKVARQGDYFTWLDSQPVNSVLYVSLDSFVSVSASQLEEIALGLIASEVRFLWILREQSPRVQELFSGINNGMILPWCEQLEVLCHHSVGGFMTHCGMNSTLEGVFAGVPMLALPLFFDQPIDGRLIVEEWKIGLAVRDWASKGGLIGREDIARAVKKLMSSDETGTKALRERALELKEASRRAVNEGGSSYCNLSSLMETVCTPK from the exons AtggccgccgccgcgggcgggaCCGGCGGCTGCGGCTGCCACATTGTAGCGGTGCCGTTCCCGGGCCGCGGCCATGTCAACGCCATGATGAACCTGAGCCGCCTCCTCGCAGCCCGGGGCGCGGCGGTCACCTTCGTCGTCACCGAGGAGTGGCTCGGACTCATCcgctcctcctccgccgccgccgctgccgagcCGGCCGGCATCCGCATCCGCACCATCCCCAACGTCATCCCTTCCGAGCACGGCCGCGCCGCCAACCACTCAGGCTTCCTCGACGCCGTCGCCACAGAGATGGAGGCGCCCTTCGACCGCCTTCTTGACGGGCTCGAAGGCCCGCCGCCCGCGGCGCTCGTGGCCGACGCCTACGTTCCCTGGGTGGTCGGCGTCGGCAACCGGAGGGGCGTCCCCGTCTGGTCGCTCTTCCCCATGTCCGCCGCCTTTTTCTTTGCCTACTACCACTTCGACCGCCTCCCGGCCTGGCTTACCAACTCTGAGCACGCGCCGGAATCCGGTGAGACTATTG GAAACTCTGATCAGAGACTTGGGCACTATATCGCTGGGCAGGCTTCAAGTTCAATACGGTTGTCAGATCTCGAGCCCTTAATTCACAACAAGAGAACAGTGAAGCATATCCTAACAACTATCTCTAGCATCAGAAATGCTCAGTCTCTCCTTTTCACCACCATGTATGAGCTTGAGGCCAGTGTCATTGACTCGCTAAGGTCAGTACTCTCTTGTCCAGTGTACCCAATAGGCCCCTGCGTTCCATACATGATGCTTGAAGACCATACCGTGTCCAGTGGCAAAGTTGCCAGGCAAGGAGATTATTTCACATGGTTGGATTCTCAACCTGTGAACTCAGTTTTGTATGTCTCCCTTGGCAGTTTTGTTTCAGTCTCAGCCTCTCAACTTGAAGAGATCGCATTGGGCCTAATAGCCAGTGAGGTCAGGTTCTTGTGGATTCTTCGAGAACAATCCCCTCGGGTGCAAGAACTCTTCTCTGGCATCAATAATGGGATGATACTGCCATGGTGTGAGCAGCTTGAGGTGTTGTGCCATCATTCAGTTGGGGGCTTCATGACCCATTGCGGGATGAACTCGACACTTGAAGGCGTCTTCGCTGGTGTGCCTATGCTTGCCTTACCACTGTTTTTTGATCAACCGATTGATGGGCGATTAATTGTGGAAGAGTGGAAGATTGGCCTTGCCGTTAGGGATTGGGCTAGCAAGGGTGGTCTGATCGGGAGAGAGGATATTGCACGGGCTGTGAAGAAGCTGATGTCTTCTGATGAAACTGGGACAAAGGCGCTGAGGGAACGTGCTCTTGAGTTGAAGGAGGCTTCTCGCAGAGCAGTCAATGAGGGTGGATCTTCATACTGCAATCTGAGTTCATTGATGGAGACGGTATGCACTCCAAAATAA
- the LOC100281775 gene encoding indole-3-acetate beta-glucosyltransferase isoform X3: protein MAAAAGGTGGCGCHIVAVPFPGRGHVNAMMNLSRLLAARGAAVTFVVTEEWLGLIRSSSAAAAAEPAGIRIRTIPNVIPSEHGRAANHSGFLDAVATEMEAPFDRLLDGLEGPPPAALVADAYVPWVVGVGNRRGVPVWSLFPMSAAFFFAYYHFDRLPAWLTNSEHAPESGNSDQRLGHYIAGQASSSIRLSDLEPLIHNKRTVKHILTTISSIRNAQSLLFTTMYELEASVIDSLSFVSVSASQLEEIALGLIASEVRFLWILREQSPRVQELFSGINNGMILPWCEQLEVLCHHSVGGFMTHCGMNSTLEGVFAGVPMLALPLFFDQPIDGRLIVEEWKIGLAVRDWASKGGLIGREDIARAVKKLMSSDETGTKALRERALELKEASRRAVNEGGSSYCNLSSLMETVCTPK, encoded by the exons AtggccgccgccgcgggcgggaCCGGCGGCTGCGGCTGCCACATTGTAGCGGTGCCGTTCCCGGGCCGCGGCCATGTCAACGCCATGATGAACCTGAGCCGCCTCCTCGCAGCCCGGGGCGCGGCGGTCACCTTCGTCGTCACCGAGGAGTGGCTCGGACTCATCcgctcctcctccgccgccgccgctgccgagcCGGCCGGCATCCGCATCCGCACCATCCCCAACGTCATCCCTTCCGAGCACGGCCGCGCCGCCAACCACTCAGGCTTCCTCGACGCCGTCGCCACAGAGATGGAGGCGCCCTTCGACCGCCTTCTTGACGGGCTCGAAGGCCCGCCGCCCGCGGCGCTCGTGGCCGACGCCTACGTTCCCTGGGTGGTCGGCGTCGGCAACCGGAGGGGCGTCCCCGTCTGGTCGCTCTTCCCCATGTCCGCCGCCTTTTTCTTTGCCTACTACCACTTCGACCGCCTCCCGGCCTGGCTTACCAACTCTGAGCACGCGCCGGAATCCG GAAACTCTGATCAGAGACTTGGGCACTATATCGCTGGGCAGGCTTCAAGTTCAATACGGTTGTCAGATCTCGAGCCCTTAATTCACAACAAGAGAACAGTGAAGCATATCCTAACAACTATCTCTAGCATCAGAAATGCTCAGTCTCTCCTTTTCACCACCATGTATGAGCTTGAGGCCAGTGTCATTGACTCGCTAAG TTTTGTTTCAGTCTCAGCCTCTCAACTTGAAGAGATCGCATTGGGCCTAATAGCCAGTGAGGTCAGGTTCTTGTGGATTCTTCGAGAACAATCCCCTCGGGTGCAAGAACTCTTCTCTGGCATCAATAATGGGATGATACTGCCATGGTGTGAGCAGCTTGAGGTGTTGTGCCATCATTCAGTTGGGGGCTTCATGACCCATTGCGGGATGAACTCGACACTTGAAGGCGTCTTCGCTGGTGTGCCTATGCTTGCCTTACCACTGTTTTTTGATCAACCGATTGATGGGCGATTAATTGTGGAAGAGTGGAAGATTGGCCTTGCCGTTAGGGATTGGGCTAGCAAGGGTGGTCTGATCGGGAGAGAGGATATTGCACGGGCTGTGAAGAAGCTGATGTCTTCTGATGAAACTGGGACAAAGGCGCTGAGGGAACGTGCTCTTGAGTTGAAGGAGGCTTCTCGCAGAGCAGTCAATGAGGGTGGATCTTCATACTGCAATCTGAGTTCATTGATGGAGACGGTATGCACTCCAAAATAA
- the LOC100281775 gene encoding indole-3-acetate beta-glucosyltransferase isoform X2 encodes MAAAAGGTGGCGCHIVAVPFPGRGHVNAMMNLSRLLAARGAAVTFVVTEEWLGLIRSSSAAAAAEPAGIRIRTIPNVIPSEHGRAANHSGFLDAVATEMEAPFDRLLDGLEGPPPAALVADAYVPWVVGVGNRRGVPVWSLFPMSAAFFFAYYHFDRLPAWLTNSEHAPESGETIGNSDQRLGHYIAGQASSSIRLSDLEPLIHNKRTVKHILTTISSIRNAQSLLFTTMYELEASVIDSLSFVSVSASQLEEIALGLIASEVRFLWILREQSPRVQELFSGINNGMILPWCEQLEVLCHHSVGGFMTHCGMNSTLEGVFAGVPMLALPLFFDQPIDGRLIVEEWKIGLAVRDWASKGGLIGREDIARAVKKLMSSDETGTKALRERALELKEASRRAVNEGGSSYCNLSSLMETVCTPK; translated from the exons AtggccgccgccgcgggcgggaCCGGCGGCTGCGGCTGCCACATTGTAGCGGTGCCGTTCCCGGGCCGCGGCCATGTCAACGCCATGATGAACCTGAGCCGCCTCCTCGCAGCCCGGGGCGCGGCGGTCACCTTCGTCGTCACCGAGGAGTGGCTCGGACTCATCcgctcctcctccgccgccgccgctgccgagcCGGCCGGCATCCGCATCCGCACCATCCCCAACGTCATCCCTTCCGAGCACGGCCGCGCCGCCAACCACTCAGGCTTCCTCGACGCCGTCGCCACAGAGATGGAGGCGCCCTTCGACCGCCTTCTTGACGGGCTCGAAGGCCCGCCGCCCGCGGCGCTCGTGGCCGACGCCTACGTTCCCTGGGTGGTCGGCGTCGGCAACCGGAGGGGCGTCCCCGTCTGGTCGCTCTTCCCCATGTCCGCCGCCTTTTTCTTTGCCTACTACCACTTCGACCGCCTCCCGGCCTGGCTTACCAACTCTGAGCACGCGCCGGAATCCGGTGAGACTATTG GAAACTCTGATCAGAGACTTGGGCACTATATCGCTGGGCAGGCTTCAAGTTCAATACGGTTGTCAGATCTCGAGCCCTTAATTCACAACAAGAGAACAGTGAAGCATATCCTAACAACTATCTCTAGCATCAGAAATGCTCAGTCTCTCCTTTTCACCACCATGTATGAGCTTGAGGCCAGTGTCATTGACTCGCTAAG TTTTGTTTCAGTCTCAGCCTCTCAACTTGAAGAGATCGCATTGGGCCTAATAGCCAGTGAGGTCAGGTTCTTGTGGATTCTTCGAGAACAATCCCCTCGGGTGCAAGAACTCTTCTCTGGCATCAATAATGGGATGATACTGCCATGGTGTGAGCAGCTTGAGGTGTTGTGCCATCATTCAGTTGGGGGCTTCATGACCCATTGCGGGATGAACTCGACACTTGAAGGCGTCTTCGCTGGTGTGCCTATGCTTGCCTTACCACTGTTTTTTGATCAACCGATTGATGGGCGATTAATTGTGGAAGAGTGGAAGATTGGCCTTGCCGTTAGGGATTGGGCTAGCAAGGGTGGTCTGATCGGGAGAGAGGATATTGCACGGGCTGTGAAGAAGCTGATGTCTTCTGATGAAACTGGGACAAAGGCGCTGAGGGAACGTGCTCTTGAGTTGAAGGAGGCTTCTCGCAGAGCAGTCAATGAGGGTGGATCTTCATACTGCAATCTGAGTTCATTGATGGAGACGGTATGCACTCCAAAATAA
- the LOC100382469 gene encoding UDP-glycosyltransferase 87A2 isoform X1, with translation MATAAAARHVVAVPYPGRGHVNPMLVVCRLLAAADAALSVTVVVTEEWHALLAAAGVPGTLPDRVRLATIPNVIPSERVRGADFAGFVEAVHIKMVAPVERLLDRLSLERKPDAIVADTFLAWGVGVGSARGIPVCSLWTQPATFFLALWHLDRWPPVDGHQGEEGLSCRSLDQYLPFPALAPVKCSDMKTLRSMVLPMKRLAQVFSNLRKAQCVLFTSFYELETGAIDGTSQVVPCPIYAVGPSIPYMPLEGDSGEFHHEEDYFGWLDAQPRSSVLYVSFGTHVSMPSSQLEEVALGLHESTVRFFWVARDRASTATLEQISAGGKGLVVPWCDQLKVLCHPSVGGFLSHCGWNSTLEAVFAGVPMLAFPVAWDQLVIGHLVADEWKIGVDLRERRREDGVVGRAAICDTVTKLMDLTDDDSLEMRRRAAELREASRRAVQEVSGGQNCCS, from the exons ATGGCCACAGCGGCGgcagctcggcacgtggtcgcagTGCCGTACCCCGGCCGAGGTCACGTCAACCCCATGCTCGTCGTGTGCCGCCTGCTCGCCGCCGCGGACGCTGCCTTGAGCGTgaccgtcgtcgtcacagaggaGTGGCACGCGCTGCTGGCCGCAGCGGGGGTGCCCGGCACGCTCCCCGACCGCGTCCGCCTCGCCACCATCCCCAACGTCATCCCCTCCGAGAGGGTCCGCGGCGCCGACTTcgcaggcttcgtcgaggccgTGCATATCAAGATGGTGGCGCCCGTCGAGCGGCTGCTGGACCGGCTGTCCCTGGAGCGGAAGCCGGACGCCATCGTGGCCGACACCTTCCTGGCTTGGGGCGTTGGGGTTGGATCTGCGCGGGGGATACCGGTGTGCTCGCTGTGGACGCAACCGGCCACGTTCTTCTTGGCGCTCTGGCACCTGGACCGTTGGCCGCCGGTGGATGGTCATCAAGGGGAAGAAG GCCTAAGCTGCAGGTCCCTGGATCAATATCTCCCGTTCCCAGCCCTCGCGCCGGTAAAATGTTCTGATATGAAGACCCTCCGCTCCATGGTGCTGCCAATGAAACGGCTAGCGCAGGTGTTCTCCAACCTGCGCAAGGCACAGTGTGTCCTCTTCACCTCCTTCTACGAGCTCGAAACCGGCGCCATCGATGGAACATCGCAAGTGGTTCCATGCCCTATATATGCAGTTGGCCCTTCAATTCCATATATGCCACTGGAAGGTGATTCGGGCGAGTTTCACCATGAAGAAGACTACTTCGGTTGGCTGGATGCCCAGCCAAGAAGCTCGGTACTGTACGTCTCATTTGGCACCCATGTCTCGATGCCTTCGTCTCAGCTGGAAGAGGTCGCCCTGGGGTTGCATGAAAGCACGGTTAGGTTCTTCTGGGTGGCCCGGGACAGAGCTAGCACCGCCACCCTTGAGCAGATCTCTGCTGGTGGCAAGGGCTTGGTGGTGCCGTGGTGTGACCAACTGAAGGTCCTGTGCCACCCCTCCGTCGGTGGCTTCCTGAGCCATTGTGGGTGGAACTCGACCCTGGAGGCCGTGTTCGCTGGAGTGCCGATGCTTGCCTTTCCCGTTGCTTGGGATCAGCTGGTGATTGGCCATCTCGTGGCTGATGAGTGGAAGATCGGCGTCGACTTGAGGGAACGGAGAAGGGAGGATGGTGTTGTCGGAAGGGCCGCGATCTGCGATACTGTAACGAAGCTTATGGATTTGACTGACGATGATAGCCTAGAgatgagaagaagggctgcggagCTGAGAGAGGCTTCACGCCGCGCAGTTCAGGAAG TTTCAGGGGGACAGAACTGTTGCTCGTAG
- the LOC100382469 gene encoding UDP-glycosyltransferase 87A2: protein MATAAAARHVVAVPYPGRGHVNPMLVVCRLLAAADAALSVTVVVTEEWHALLAAAGVPGTLPDRVRLATIPNVIPSERVRGADFAGFVEAVHIKMVAPVERLLDRLSLERKPDAIVADTFLAWGVGVGSARGIPVCSLWTQPATFFLALWHLDRWPPVDGHQGEEGLSCRSLDQYLPFPALAPVKCSDMKTLRSMVLPMKRLAQVFSNLRKAQCVLFTSFYELETGAIDGTSQVVPCPIYAVGPSIPYMPLEGDSGEFHHEEDYFGWLDAQPRSSVLYVSFGTHVSMPSSQLEEVALGLHESTVRFFWVARDRASTATLEQISAGGKGLVVPWCDQLKVLCHPSVGGFLSHCGWNSTLEAVFAGVPMLAFPVAWDQLVIGHLVADEWKIGVDLRERRREDGVVGRAAICDTVTKLMDLTDDDSLEMRRRAAELREASRRAVQEGGSSRCSLNSFVRDVIEGRLNVAETSR from the exons ATGGCCACAGCGGCGgcagctcggcacgtggtcgcagTGCCGTACCCCGGCCGAGGTCACGTCAACCCCATGCTCGTCGTGTGCCGCCTGCTCGCCGCCGCGGACGCTGCCTTGAGCGTgaccgtcgtcgtcacagaggaGTGGCACGCGCTGCTGGCCGCAGCGGGGGTGCCCGGCACGCTCCCCGACCGCGTCCGCCTCGCCACCATCCCCAACGTCATCCCCTCCGAGAGGGTCCGCGGCGCCGACTTcgcaggcttcgtcgaggccgTGCATATCAAGATGGTGGCGCCCGTCGAGCGGCTGCTGGACCGGCTGTCCCTGGAGCGGAAGCCGGACGCCATCGTGGCCGACACCTTCCTGGCTTGGGGCGTTGGGGTTGGATCTGCGCGGGGGATACCGGTGTGCTCGCTGTGGACGCAACCGGCCACGTTCTTCTTGGCGCTCTGGCACCTGGACCGTTGGCCGCCGGTGGATGGTCATCAAGGGGAAGAAG GCCTAAGCTGCAGGTCCCTGGATCAATATCTCCCGTTCCCAGCCCTCGCGCCGGTAAAATGTTCTGATATGAAGACCCTCCGCTCCATGGTGCTGCCAATGAAACGGCTAGCGCAGGTGTTCTCCAACCTGCGCAAGGCACAGTGTGTCCTCTTCACCTCCTTCTACGAGCTCGAAACCGGCGCCATCGATGGAACATCGCAAGTGGTTCCATGCCCTATATATGCAGTTGGCCCTTCAATTCCATATATGCCACTGGAAGGTGATTCGGGCGAGTTTCACCATGAAGAAGACTACTTCGGTTGGCTGGATGCCCAGCCAAGAAGCTCGGTACTGTACGTCTCATTTGGCACCCATGTCTCGATGCCTTCGTCTCAGCTGGAAGAGGTCGCCCTGGGGTTGCATGAAAGCACGGTTAGGTTCTTCTGGGTGGCCCGGGACAGAGCTAGCACCGCCACCCTTGAGCAGATCTCTGCTGGTGGCAAGGGCTTGGTGGTGCCGTGGTGTGACCAACTGAAGGTCCTGTGCCACCCCTCCGTCGGTGGCTTCCTGAGCCATTGTGGGTGGAACTCGACCCTGGAGGCCGTGTTCGCTGGAGTGCCGATGCTTGCCTTTCCCGTTGCTTGGGATCAGCTGGTGATTGGCCATCTCGTGGCTGATGAGTGGAAGATCGGCGTCGACTTGAGGGAACGGAGAAGGGAGGATGGTGTTGTCGGAAGGGCCGCGATCTGCGATACTGTAACGAAGCTTATGGATTTGACTGACGATGATAGCCTAGAgatgagaagaagggctgcggagCTGAGAGAGGCTTCACGCCGCGCAGTTCAGGAAGGTGGATCTTCTCGGTGTTCTTTGAACAGTTTCGTTAGAGATGTCATCGAAGGAAGACTGAATGTTGCAGAAACTTCACGGTAG